Proteins encoded together in one Olsenella timonensis window:
- a CDS encoding ABC transporter ATP-binding protein, which produces MASSNKIPRLQRALALTDRGYRSLKGAIAACTLTNLVLMVPFAITVMVFGAVLMRLTRQPMDWQMLWGLFAAGLVGLLAVFLCARNDYRRTYVTAYRETEATRMGLAEHLRRLPMAFFNQRDLSELTENLMGDVSSRESLMSSTIPQLAASCASTAVVCVMLAFFEWRLALSVFVTLPAALLIVLAARGHERRLFERQTGARLEATARLMDYVEGIRDIRACRQVGAQSAPMRAALSTLRDIAMRVELAVDVCVSAATTVLQAGVGLTVFVGTTLLTGGEVDFVTLLMFLLIASRVYGPITSILSQLPNLLQLSGRTARLRALTDEPAAAGTGDASGLGTKPVELRDVRFSYGAGGGEVLRGVSFRMEPGTVTALVGPSGSGKSTVAKLVARFFSPSSGSISAGGTDLASLDEESWLKNVSAVFQDVTLFDDTVMENIRMGRAGATDEEVRAAARAAHCEEFIERMPEGWATRLGENGARLSGGERQRISIARALLKNAPIVLLDEATSSLDPENETLVQDAVSRLCAGKTVLVIAHRLRTVAGADQIVVLDGGRVAERGTHTDLMEADGLYARLVRIQTESLGWSVGGVARA; this is translated from the coding sequence ATGGCCTCCTCGAACAAGATCCCGCGCCTGCAGAGGGCGCTCGCCCTCACCGACCGGGGCTACCGCAGCCTCAAGGGCGCCATCGCGGCATGCACCCTCACCAACCTCGTGCTCATGGTGCCGTTCGCCATCACGGTCATGGTGTTCGGCGCGGTGCTCATGCGGCTCACCAGGCAGCCGATGGACTGGCAGATGCTCTGGGGCCTCTTCGCGGCGGGCCTCGTGGGGCTTCTCGCCGTGTTCCTCTGCGCACGCAACGACTACCGGCGCACCTACGTGACGGCGTACCGCGAGACGGAGGCCACGCGCATGGGCCTCGCCGAGCACCTGCGGCGGCTCCCCATGGCCTTCTTCAACCAGCGTGACCTCTCGGAGCTCACCGAGAACCTCATGGGCGACGTCTCCAGCCGCGAGTCGCTCATGTCGAGCACCATCCCGCAGCTCGCGGCGAGCTGCGCCTCCACGGCGGTGGTGTGCGTGATGCTGGCATTCTTCGAGTGGCGGCTCGCGCTCAGCGTGTTCGTGACGCTGCCGGCGGCGCTCCTCATCGTTCTCGCCGCACGCGGGCACGAGCGGCGCCTCTTCGAGCGGCAGACCGGCGCGCGCCTCGAGGCGACCGCCCGCCTCATGGACTACGTCGAGGGCATCCGCGACATCCGCGCGTGCCGGCAGGTGGGCGCGCAGTCGGCGCCGATGCGCGCGGCGCTCTCAACCCTGCGAGACATCGCAATGAGGGTCGAGCTCGCGGTGGACGTGTGCGTGTCTGCTGCCACCACGGTGCTCCAGGCAGGCGTCGGGCTCACGGTCTTCGTGGGCACGACCCTGCTCACGGGCGGCGAGGTCGACTTCGTCACGCTGCTCATGTTCCTGCTCATCGCCTCGCGCGTCTACGGCCCCATCACCTCGATCCTCTCGCAGCTGCCGAACCTCCTCCAGCTCTCGGGGCGTACGGCGCGCCTCAGGGCCCTCACCGACGAGCCGGCCGCCGCGGGCACGGGTGACGCGTCCGGCCTGGGCACGAAGCCCGTCGAGCTGCGCGACGTCCGCTTCTCGTACGGCGCGGGCGGCGGCGAGGTCCTGCGCGGGGTCTCCTTCCGTATGGAGCCGGGCACCGTGACGGCGCTCGTCGGCCCGTCCGGCTCGGGCAAGTCGACCGTGGCCAAGCTCGTCGCGCGCTTCTTCAGCCCGAGCTCCGGCTCCATCTCGGCGGGCGGGACCGACCTCGCGTCACTCGACGAGGAGTCATGGCTCAAGAACGTGTCCGCGGTCTTCCAGGACGTGACGCTCTTCGACGACACGGTCATGGAGAACATCCGCATGGGCCGTGCCGGCGCCACCGACGAGGAGGTGCGCGCGGCGGCGCGCGCGGCCCACTGCGAGGAGTTCATCGAGCGGATGCCGGAGGGCTGGGCCACGCGGCTCGGCGAGAACGGCGCGCGCCTCTCGGGCGGCGAGCGACAGCGCATCTCCATCGCCCGCGCGCTCCTAAAGAACGCGCCGATCGTGCTTCTGGACGAGGCCACGAGCTCGCTCGACCCCGAGAACGAGACGCTCGTGCAGGACGCGGTGAGCCGGCTCTGCGCCGGCAAGACCGTGCTCGTGATCGCGCATCGCCTCCGCACCGTGGCGGGTGCCGACCAGATCGTGGTGCTCGACGGCGGCCGCGTGGCGGAGCGGGGCACACACACCGACCTCATGGAGGCCGACGGCCTCTACGCCCGCCTCGTCCGCATCCAGACCGAGAGCCTCGGCTGGAGCGTCGGCGGCGTGGCCCGCGCATAG
- a CDS encoding ABC transporter ATP-binding protein has protein sequence MAKQKEGAGGQSWAARVIGFTGGGRWLIYLSMALSALSSACSFVPFVAVYLVVADVIAVYPDFAALDAARMAGFGWLAIVGVAGNIGLYLAALLCAHSAAFDAEYNLKLQIAEHLARMPLGRLEALGTGRVSKVMDESVGAIEGFLAHSLPDMAAAFAAPAAIVVFLFVFDWRFGLAAVACVVAAFGVEAAGFSNKAITDKMQRHLVNQELMTNATVEYVRGMPVVKAFGQTAESFGRLSEAVRAYTDLALDVALFWQSLMPAFTAIINNAYLFVLPVGILLGAGLTGADFRAFALDFIFYLLFVPFIAGALNKMMYISEDSMIISSQLARIDEVLGVPALPAPAPGRARLPERFDVELDGVSFSYGPDGEGDAAPLALDGVSLAVPEGSTCAIVGPSGAGKSTVASLVARFWDVSSGAVRIGGVDVRDMEPDALMGCVSLVFQDVHLFRTSMLENIRMARPTATREEVVEAARAAQADVFIRALPQGYDTVYGGEGVHLSGGEAQRVSIARAILADRPVVVLDEATAFSDPENEHLIQKAFERLMAGKTVIMIAHRLSTVVGADQIAVVDGGRVVERGRHAELLARGGAYARMWERYTQALSWGIASDASSGKEMV, from the coding sequence ATGGCCAAGCAGAAGGAGGGCGCGGGCGGGCAGTCCTGGGCCGCCCGCGTTATCGGCTTCACCGGCGGCGGGAGGTGGCTCATCTACCTCTCGATGGCGCTCTCGGCGCTGTCGTCGGCCTGCTCGTTCGTGCCGTTCGTCGCCGTCTACCTCGTGGTGGCGGACGTCATCGCGGTCTACCCGGACTTCGCGGCTCTCGACGCGGCGCGCATGGCTGGGTTCGGCTGGTTGGCGATTGTGGGCGTGGCGGGAAACATCGGCCTCTACCTTGCGGCGCTGCTCTGCGCGCACTCGGCAGCGTTCGACGCCGAGTACAACCTGAAGCTCCAGATCGCGGAGCACCTGGCGCGCATGCCGCTCGGCAGGCTCGAGGCGCTCGGTACCGGGCGAGTCTCCAAGGTCATGGACGAGAGCGTCGGCGCCATCGAGGGGTTCCTCGCCCACTCGCTGCCGGACATGGCCGCGGCGTTTGCGGCGCCGGCGGCCATCGTCGTGTTTCTCTTCGTCTTCGACTGGCGCTTCGGACTCGCGGCGGTCGCGTGCGTGGTCGCGGCGTTCGGCGTCGAGGCCGCCGGCTTCTCCAACAAGGCGATCACGGACAAGATGCAGCGCCACCTGGTCAACCAGGAGCTCATGACGAACGCCACTGTGGAGTACGTGCGCGGCATGCCCGTGGTCAAGGCGTTCGGCCAGACGGCGGAATCGTTCGGCCGCCTGTCCGAGGCGGTGCGCGCCTACACGGACCTCGCCCTCGACGTCGCCCTCTTCTGGCAGAGCCTCATGCCGGCGTTCACGGCGATCATCAACAACGCGTACCTCTTCGTCCTGCCGGTGGGCATCCTGCTCGGAGCGGGCCTCACGGGCGCCGATTTCCGGGCCTTCGCGCTCGACTTCATCTTCTACCTGCTGTTCGTCCCGTTCATAGCGGGGGCGCTCAACAAGATGATGTACATATCCGAGGACAGCATGATCATCTCCTCGCAGCTCGCGCGCATCGACGAGGTCCTGGGCGTCCCGGCACTGCCCGCTCCGGCGCCGGGCCGGGCGCGCTTGCCGGAGCGCTTCGACGTCGAGCTCGACGGGGTCTCCTTCTCATACGGCCCGGACGGCGAGGGGGACGCGGCGCCGCTCGCCCTCGACGGCGTGAGCCTCGCCGTCCCCGAGGGCAGTACCTGCGCCATCGTCGGGCCGTCCGGCGCCGGCAAGTCCACCGTGGCTAGCCTCGTGGCCCGCTTCTGGGACGTCTCGTCCGGCGCGGTGCGCATCGGGGGCGTCGACGTGCGCGACATGGAGCCTGACGCCCTCATGGGCTGCGTGAGCCTCGTCTTCCAGGACGTGCACCTCTTCCGGACGAGCATGCTCGAGAACATCCGCATGGCGCGCCCAACAGCCACGCGCGAGGAGGTCGTCGAGGCGGCCCGCGCCGCACAGGCCGACGTATTCATCCGAGCGCTGCCGCAGGGCTACGACACCGTCTACGGCGGAGAGGGCGTGCACCTCTCCGGCGGCGAGGCGCAGCGCGTCTCCATCGCCCGCGCCATCCTCGCCGACCGCCCCGTCGTGGTGCTCGACGAGGCCACGGCCTTCTCGGACCCGGAGAACGAGCACCTCATCCAGAAGGCGTTCGAGCGACTCATGGCCGGCAAGACCGTGATCATGATCGCGCACCGGCTCTCCACCGTGGTCGGCGCGGACCAGATCGCGGTCGTGGACGGCGGGCGCGTGGTGGAGCGCGGCCGGCATGCGGAGCTCCTCGCCCGCGGCGGCGCCTACGCGCGCATGTGGGAGCGCTACACGCAGGCCCTCTCGTGGGGCATCGCCTCGGACGCGTCGAGCGGAAAGGAGATGGTCTAG
- a CDS encoding PrgI family protein, with protein MEVKVNREIRDYTEGVFFGLSLRQCAFAALACAAAVCVFLALDPVLGLEPTSWACIAAAAPLVGIGFVKWHGMSAEQAALAWLRSEVLCPRALLPEHRNLYARLLGKEGGR; from the coding sequence ATGGAAGTCAAGGTGAACCGCGAGATACGCGACTACACGGAGGGCGTGTTCTTCGGGCTGTCGCTCAGGCAGTGCGCCTTCGCGGCGCTCGCGTGCGCCGCGGCGGTGTGCGTCTTCCTGGCGCTCGACCCGGTGCTCGGCCTCGAGCCCACGTCGTGGGCTTGCATCGCGGCGGCCGCGCCGCTCGTCGGCATCGGGTTCGTGAAGTGGCACGGCATGAGCGCCGAGCAGGCTGCGCTCGCGTGGCTGCGCTCGGAGGTGCTGTGCCCCCGCGCGCTCCTGCCCGAGCACCGCAACCTCTACGCCCGCCTGCTGGGGAAGGAGGGAGGCCGATGA
- a CDS encoding CHAP domain-containing protein yields the protein MAAASARAAVAALSSLGALALGLVVIVALAGLIASSPFGIFFSGGDMGDGNPTLREAISGLNEEHQARIDQIAAENPHDELSLAGSRVPWREVLAVWSVRTAADPDDPADVLTLDERRLASLEEVFWGMNSIAYEVQERQVEEIVEVEREDGTVAEGTETVTRRVLVVTLSARSPDEAASSYGFTAEQTDMLAQLLDERYAAMWQSVLYGVTGGSGDIVEVAASQIDNVGGQPYWSWYGFSGRVEWCACFVSWCANECGYIEAGVIPKFAACSAGVQWFKSAGLWRDRGYEPQPGDIVFFDWGGDGGADHVGIVESCDGSTVHTIEGNTSDSCARRNYRVGSASILGYGTPLY from the coding sequence ATGGCCGCGGCCTCGGCGCGCGCGGCGGTGGCGGCGCTATCGTCCCTCGGCGCGCTCGCACTCGGACTCGTGGTGATTGTCGCGCTTGCGGGACTCATCGCCTCGTCGCCGTTCGGCATCTTCTTCTCCGGCGGCGACATGGGAGATGGAAACCCCACGCTGCGGGAGGCGATCTCCGGCCTGAACGAGGAGCACCAGGCCCGCATAGACCAGATCGCCGCAGAGAACCCGCACGACGAGCTGAGCCTCGCGGGATCAAGGGTCCCCTGGCGCGAGGTGCTCGCGGTGTGGTCGGTGAGAACCGCAGCGGACCCGGACGACCCCGCCGACGTCCTCACGCTCGACGAACGCCGCCTCGCCTCCCTCGAGGAGGTCTTCTGGGGCATGAACTCCATCGCCTACGAGGTGCAGGAGCGGCAGGTCGAGGAGATCGTCGAGGTCGAGCGGGAGGACGGCACCGTCGCGGAGGGAACAGAGACCGTCACCAGGCGCGTGCTCGTGGTCACGCTCTCCGCGAGGTCCCCGGACGAGGCGGCGTCGTCCTACGGCTTCACGGCGGAGCAGACGGACATGCTCGCGCAGTTGCTCGATGAGCGCTACGCCGCGATGTGGCAGTCGGTCCTCTACGGGGTAACCGGCGGCAGCGGCGACATCGTCGAGGTGGCCGCCTCGCAGATCGACAACGTCGGCGGGCAGCCCTACTGGTCATGGTACGGGTTCTCCGGGCGCGTCGAGTGGTGCGCGTGCTTCGTGAGTTGGTGTGCCAACGAATGCGGCTACATCGAGGCCGGGGTGATCCCGAAGTTCGCCGCCTGCTCGGCGGGGGTCCAGTGGTTCAAGTCCGCGGGGCTATGGCGTGACCGTGGGTACGAGCCGCAGCCGGGCGACATCGTGTTCTTCGACTGGGGAGGGGACGGCGGCGCCGACCACGTGGGCATCGTGGAGTCCTGCGACGGCTCGACCGTCCACACCATCGAGGGCAACACGAGCGACTCCTGTGCGAGGAGGAACTATCGCGTCGGTAGCGCGTCGATACTCGGGTACGGGACGCCACTGTACTAG
- a CDS encoding VirD4-like conjugal transfer protein, CD1115 family has protein sequence MRRAEPHEVAIAAAAVAAAAWAGALLAPALDGDRAGLAARLAAALSDPLAIRPSASAARGALACAGAAALACACYLTSRRNWRRREEHGSAEWGAPRAACRRYRGGEPFSDRLLTERFRMSLDGRRHRRNLNTLVCGGSGSGKTRGYSLPNAMQAASSMVVLDPKGEILREVGGLLEAEGFEVRVLDLVRPELSHCYNPFAYVRGDADAQRLTTNLFKATTPKGAQSQDPFWDTAAGMLHLALMLYLVHEAPPEERNYATLMEMLRAGEVREDDDEFSSVLDELFDRLEMTDPGHIALKYYRSYRSGAAKTLKSIQVTLASRLEKFNLDAIASLTATDEMDLASLGTRRVALFAVIPDNDTSFNFLVSMLYTQLFQQLFSLADNRCGGSLPVHVHFLMDEFANVSLPDDFEKILSTMRGRNVSASIIVQNLAQLKALFEKQWESVVGNCDEFLYLGGNEQSTHKYVSELLGKETIDSNTYARSTGRGGSYSTNWQISGRELMTPDEVRMLPDDRALLFVRGERPMLDGKLDFPRHPRHAMTADGGAAPYEHGVDRLSVAAIEVAPAGAAAQGAPRAAGGYEIVSEEELEAELGLREEEGNQT, from the coding sequence GTGAGGAGGGCCGAGCCGCACGAGGTCGCCATAGCCGCGGCCGCCGTCGCGGCGGCGGCGTGGGCCGGAGCGCTGCTCGCCCCCGCGCTCGATGGGGACCGGGCCGGGCTCGCCGCCCGGCTCGCCGCCGCCCTCTCCGACCCGCTCGCGATCCGGCCATCGGCCTCGGCCGCGCGAGGGGCCCTCGCGTGCGCGGGCGCGGCGGCCCTCGCGTGCGCGTGCTACCTGACCTCGCGCAGGAACTGGCGCCGGCGCGAGGAGCACGGCAGCGCGGAATGGGGCGCGCCGCGCGCGGCGTGCCGGCGCTACCGCGGCGGCGAGCCCTTCTCCGACCGCCTCCTCACCGAGCGGTTCCGAATGTCGCTCGACGGACGCCGGCACCGGCGTAACCTCAACACGCTCGTGTGCGGAGGGTCGGGGTCCGGCAAGACGCGCGGGTACTCGCTCCCGAACGCCATGCAGGCGGCCTCCTCCATGGTCGTGCTCGACCCCAAGGGCGAGATCCTGCGCGAGGTCGGCGGGCTGCTGGAGGCGGAGGGCTTCGAGGTGCGCGTGCTCGACCTCGTGCGCCCGGAGCTGTCGCACTGCTACAACCCGTTCGCGTACGTGCGGGGCGACGCCGACGCCCAGCGCCTCACCACGAACCTGTTCAAGGCGACGACGCCGAAGGGGGCGCAGAGCCAGGATCCGTTCTGGGACACCGCGGCCGGCATGCTCCACCTCGCTCTCATGCTCTACCTCGTTCACGAGGCGCCGCCCGAGGAGCGCAACTACGCGACCCTCATGGAGATGCTGCGCGCCGGCGAGGTGCGCGAGGACGACGACGAGTTCTCGTCGGTGCTCGACGAGCTCTTCGACCGGCTCGAGATGACGGACCCCGGGCACATCGCGCTCAAGTACTACCGCTCCTACCGCTCGGGTGCGGCGAAGACGCTGAAGTCCATCCAGGTGACGCTCGCCTCGCGGCTCGAGAAGTTCAACCTCGACGCGATAGCCTCGCTCACCGCGACGGACGAGATGGACCTCGCGTCGCTCGGCACGCGCCGGGTCGCGCTCTTCGCGGTCATCCCCGACAACGACACGAGCTTCAACTTCCTCGTGTCGATGCTCTACACGCAGCTCTTCCAGCAGCTCTTCTCGCTCGCGGACAACCGGTGCGGCGGTTCCCTGCCGGTCCACGTCCACTTCCTGATGGACGAGTTCGCCAACGTGAGCCTGCCGGACGACTTCGAGAAGATCCTCTCCACGATGCGGGGCCGCAACGTATCGGCCTCGATCATCGTGCAGAACCTGGCGCAGCTCAAGGCGCTCTTCGAGAAGCAGTGGGAGTCCGTGGTGGGCAACTGCGACGAGTTCCTGTACCTGGGCGGCAACGAGCAGTCCACGCACAAGTACGTGAGCGAGCTCCTGGGCAAGGAGACCATCGACAGCAACACCTACGCGCGCTCGACTGGCCGCGGCGGCAGCTACTCGACCAACTGGCAGATCTCGGGCCGCGAGCTCATGACGCCGGACGAGGTCCGCATGCTCCCCGACGACCGGGCGCTTCTGTTCGTGCGCGGAGAGCGGCCGATGCTCGACGGCAAGCTCGACTTCCCCCGCCATCCCCGCCACGCCATGACCGCGGACGGGGGCGCGGCACCCTACGAGCACGGCGTGGACCGGCTCTCCGTCGCCGCGATCGAGGTCGCGCCGGCGGGGGCCGCGGCGCAAGGCGCCCCCCGGGCCGCGGGGGGCTACGAGATCGTATCCGAGGAGGAGCTCGAGGCTGAGCTCGGGCTCCGCGAAGAGGAGGGAAACCAGACATGA
- a CDS encoding RNA polymerase sigma factor, whose amino-acid sequence MVHGYDPNPVRLSVHGASVTVTCPSGAKISVEVTEEIADALESMQRETWRIERREARHTLSLDAMGTFVAVAGPESDPESGLLGRCRTDELVAALAQLPAVQLRRLLMHAVAQLSVKEIARREGCSERAVKYSLARARRRMRELLSYPV is encoded by the coding sequence ATGGTACACGGCTACGACCCCAATCCCGTTCGGCTTAGCGTACACGGTGCCTCTGTCACCGTAACCTGCCCTAGCGGGGCGAAGATCTCCGTCGAGGTGACGGAGGAGATTGCCGATGCCCTTGAAAGTATGCAGCGGGAGACTTGGAGAATCGAGCGCCGGGAGGCGCGGCACACGCTCAGCCTCGACGCGATGGGCACGTTCGTCGCGGTCGCGGGCCCGGAGTCCGACCCGGAATCGGGCCTTCTCGGCAGATGCAGGACTGACGAGCTCGTCGCTGCCCTGGCCCAGCTCCCGGCCGTGCAGCTTCGCCGACTCCTCATGCATGCGGTCGCGCAGCTCTCAGTGAAGGAGATCGCCCGGCGCGAGGGGTGCTCCGAGCGTGCCGTCAAGTACAGCCTCGCGAGGGCGAGGCGGAGGATGAGGGAGCTCCTATCTTATCCGGTATAA
- a CDS encoding AraC family transcriptional regulator yields the protein MAETTIGRDRRPNGEAELFQAAELERMGLLPARDDGGAGTLFVGDGDRADGWYRAWAGEGFTVVICDFTVLRDTLFAIDTRRYLTVRGRRPGAEGRAAPPGPAAIAYIETREGWVTTPVAAGSRFAYTEVEYFEGALRDAFAELGQDSISGLSSLLAETRHGVGWAPGVLSALDEIARADPAAPGAGLVYDGAARMLLGALVGTAASTLPKDRRARVGILAAVELANSRWREGASQEEAAAVAGMCLTRFKRLFRQATGSSWAAFLTARRMREARALLASGAGVAEVAREVGYRSPTSFTAAFSRACGMSPQLFKQSVCSRFLDVGKTAADGGQRGE from the coding sequence ATGGCTGAAACGACCATCGGGAGAGACAGGCGACCGAACGGAGAGGCCGAACTCTTCCAGGCGGCGGAGCTCGAGCGCATGGGGCTCCTGCCCGCGAGGGACGACGGCGGGGCGGGGACGCTCTTCGTCGGAGACGGGGACCGGGCCGACGGCTGGTACCGCGCGTGGGCGGGCGAGGGCTTCACGGTGGTCATCTGCGACTTCACCGTCCTCAGGGACACGCTCTTCGCCATCGACACGCGGCGGTACCTTACCGTGCGGGGCCGGCGGCCGGGCGCGGAGGGGCGGGCCGCGCCGCCGGGCCCGGCGGCGATCGCCTACATAGAGACGCGCGAGGGCTGGGTGACGACGCCCGTCGCCGCGGGGTCGCGCTTCGCCTACACGGAGGTCGAGTACTTCGAGGGGGCGCTGCGGGATGCGTTCGCGGAGCTCGGTCAGGACTCCATAAGCGGGCTCTCGTCGCTCCTCGCGGAGACGCGGCACGGGGTCGGGTGGGCGCCCGGGGTCCTCTCGGCGCTCGACGAGATAGCCCGCGCGGACCCCGCCGCCCCGGGGGCTGGGCTCGTCTACGACGGGGCCGCGAGGATGCTGCTCGGCGCCCTCGTCGGCACCGCGGCGTCGACCCTGCCCAAAGACCGCCGGGCGCGGGTCGGGATTCTCGCCGCCGTGGAGCTCGCGAACTCCCGGTGGCGCGAGGGTGCGAGCCAGGAGGAGGCCGCTGCGGTCGCCGGGATGTGCCTCACCAGGTTCAAGCGGCTGTTCAGGCAGGCGACCGGGAGCTCCTGGGCGGCCTTCCTGACCGCGCGGCGGATGCGGGAGGCGAGGGCACTCCTCGCGTCCGGGGCGGGCGTCGCCGAGGTCGCGCGAGAGGTCGGGTACCGATCCCCGACGAGCTTCACGGCAGCGTTCTCAAGAGCCTGTGGGATGAGTCCACAACTGTTTAAGCAGAGCGTCTGCTCTCGATTTCTTGATGTCGGCAAGACAGCGGCCGACGGCGGTCAACGCGGGGAATAG
- a CDS encoding VirB4-like conjugal transfer ATPase, CD1110 family: MIRTLARARREEREGVRVPKSAEDAVPVRRVWRDGVFLVGRDRYSRTWRVADVNYAATSKEDKEALFLAYSDLLNSFDAEAVTKVTVVVRRLDPRDFERRVLIPYRGDALDRYRREYNDMLMDKATGANSMVRELYVTVSVTRRSVADARAYFDRVRTEMAAHLARLGSRLEELGLSERLAVLADFYRGGRAAGAHFDPAASARRGHSPLDAVVPDSLEPSADHIGIGGRVARALYLREYASYLKDSFLSELVDMRRPLVLSIDVIPVPTDEAVREVEGRLLGVETNITNWTRRQNRNLNYNVAVPYDMEQQRKESREFLDDLVSRDQRMMLASVTLVHTADTPEQLDADTDAIMSVARKHLCQMGVLRFQQLDGLTTALPAGVRRAGPLRTLTTESLAVLMPFRAQEIMDPGGVYFGENALSRNLILCDKAKLLNPNAFVLGVPGSGKSFSTKELIALIALSTEDDIVICDPEREYASLVTALGGEVIRIAAGSPHHINALDMVEGYGEGENPVIDKSEFVMSLFEQLDRGGLGPQEKSIVDRCTSLVYEDYRAGAEPPTLVTLRDKLLAQPEPEARRLALSLELFTSGTLDAFAHPTNVDTQNRMVVYDIMDLGRQLKTMGLLVITDAMLNRVTENWRAGRRTHIFIDEFHVVFENEYSGAFFNSAWRRFRKRNAFPTAITQNVEYLLDSVLASTMLSNSEFIVMLNQAAADRQKLAELLNISREQMGYITNAEAGCGLLRYGSALVPFVNRFPRDTELYRLMTTKPGE; the protein is encoded by the coding sequence ATGATAAGGACGCTCGCCCGCGCGCGGCGCGAGGAGCGCGAGGGGGTCCGCGTGCCCAAGTCGGCCGAGGACGCGGTGCCGGTCAGGCGGGTGTGGCGCGACGGGGTGTTCCTCGTCGGCCGAGACCGCTACTCGCGCACCTGGCGCGTTGCCGACGTGAACTACGCCGCGACCTCGAAGGAGGACAAGGAGGCCCTGTTCCTCGCGTACTCGGACCTGCTCAACTCGTTCGACGCCGAGGCGGTGACCAAGGTAACCGTCGTGGTGCGCAGGCTCGACCCCAGGGACTTCGAGCGGCGCGTACTCATCCCCTACCGGGGCGACGCGCTCGACCGGTACCGCCGGGAGTACAACGACATGCTCATGGACAAGGCCACCGGAGCCAACTCGATGGTGCGCGAGCTCTACGTCACCGTCTCCGTGACCAGGAGGTCCGTCGCGGACGCGCGGGCGTACTTCGACCGGGTCCGCACGGAGATGGCGGCCCACCTCGCCCGGCTGGGGTCCCGGCTCGAGGAGCTCGGGCTCTCCGAGCGCCTGGCCGTGCTCGCCGACTTCTACCGCGGCGGGCGCGCCGCGGGCGCCCACTTCGACCCGGCGGCGAGCGCGCGAAGGGGCCACTCGCCGCTCGACGCGGTGGTCCCCGACAGCCTGGAGCCGTCCGCCGACCACATCGGCATCGGCGGGCGCGTGGCGCGGGCCCTCTACCTCAGGGAGTACGCGTCGTACCTGAAGGACTCCTTCCTCTCCGAGCTCGTGGACATGCGGCGCCCGCTCGTGCTCTCCATCGACGTCATCCCGGTGCCCACGGACGAGGCGGTGCGGGAGGTGGAGGGGCGCCTCCTCGGCGTGGAGACGAACATCACCAACTGGACCCGCCGCCAGAACCGCAACCTCAACTACAACGTCGCGGTGCCCTACGACATGGAGCAGCAGCGCAAGGAGAGCCGCGAGTTCCTCGACGACCTCGTGTCGCGCGACCAGCGCATGATGCTCGCATCGGTCACGCTCGTCCACACGGCAGACACCCCGGAGCAGCTCGACGCGGACACCGACGCCATCATGTCGGTAGCGCGCAAGCACCTCTGCCAGATGGGGGTCCTGCGCTTCCAGCAGCTCGACGGGCTGACGACGGCGCTTCCGGCGGGCGTGCGGCGGGCGGGGCCGCTGCGCACCCTCACGACGGAGAGCCTGGCCGTCCTCATGCCGTTCCGCGCCCAGGAGATCATGGACCCGGGCGGCGTGTACTTCGGCGAGAACGCGCTGTCACGCAACCTCATCCTCTGCGACAAGGCCAAGCTCCTGAACCCGAACGCCTTCGTGCTGGGCGTCCCGGGGTCCGGCAAGAGCTTCTCCACCAAGGAGCTGATCGCGCTCATCGCCCTCTCCACCGAGGACGACATCGTGATCTGCGACCCCGAGCGGGAGTACGCCTCCCTCGTCACGGCGCTCGGCGGCGAGGTCATCCGCATCGCGGCGGGGAGCCCGCACCACATCAACGCGCTCGACATGGTGGAGGGCTACGGAGAGGGCGAGAACCCCGTCATCGACAAGAGCGAGTTCGTCATGTCGCTCTTCGAGCAGCTCGACCGCGGCGGGCTGGGGCCGCAGGAGAAGTCGATCGTGGACCGGTGCACGTCGCTCGTGTACGAGGACTACCGCGCCGGCGCCGAGCCTCCCACGCTCGTCACGCTCCGCGACAAGCTGCTCGCGCAGCCGGAGCCCGAGGCGCGCAGGCTGGCCCTCTCGCTCGAGCTCTTCACCTCCGGCACGCTCGACGCGTTCGCCCACCCGACGAACGTGGACACGCAGAACCGCATGGTCGTCTACGACATCATGGACCTGGGGCGCCAGCTCAAGACGATGGGCCTGCTCGTCATCACCGACGCCATGCTCAACCGCGTGACCGAGAACTGGCGCGCGGGCAGGCGCACCCACATCTTCATCGACGAGTTTCACGTCGTGTTCGAGAACGAGTACTCCGGCGCGTTCTTCAACAGCGCATGGCGGCGCTTCCGCAAGCGCAACGCCTTCCCGACGGCCATCACGCAAAACGTCGAGTACCTGCTCGACTCAGTGCTGGCATCGACGATGCTCTCGAACTCCGAGTTCATCGTCATGCTCAACCAGGCGGCGGCGGACCGCCAGAAGCTCGCCGAGCTGCTCAACATCAGTCGCGAGCAGATGGGCTACATCACGAACGCCGAGGCGGGCTGCGGCCTTTTGCGCTACGGCAGCGCCCTCGTGCCGTTCGTGAACCGGTTCCCGAGGGACACCGAGCTCTACCGGCTCATGACCACGAAGCCGGGCGAGTGA